A stretch of the Haloarcula ordinaria genome encodes the following:
- a CDS encoding TAXI family TRAP transporter solute-binding subunit translates to MTEKSTRRRFLQTAGVAGVVALAGCGGDGGSGGDGGDGGSDGGSDGGDGGSGGDGGSDGGDGGSDGGSDGGDGGDGGDTETRLSWHAGGTGGTYFPLSNEFKAVVEDNTEFTLNVQSTGASVENVGSLASGDADFALIQNDVAYFAKNGTGIDAFDGNAIENLRGVATLYPETITIVTLQDTGIESLSDLSGATINTGDLGSGTQVNANQILEAVGITEYTEQNASFSQAADQLRNGDIDAAFVVGGWPVGAIEDLATTNNANIVPIEGDNREAVKEAASWFADDTIPAGTYSGVDQATETVAVQAMIATNAEQPEATVETVTAAIFDNVDSLSIKTDFISADSAQDGMSIELHPGAAAYFGM, encoded by the coding sequence ATGACAGAAAAATCGACTCGACGGCGGTTCCTACAGACTGCAGGAGTAGCTGGTGTAGTCGCCCTCGCCGGGTGCGGCGGCGACGGCGGAAGTGGCGGCGACGGTGGCGACGGTGGTAGCGACGGCGGCAGTGACGGCGGCGACGGCGGCAGTGGCGGTGACGGCGGTAGCGATGGCGGCGACGGCGGCAGCGACGGCGGCAGCGACGGTGGCGACGGCGGCGACGGTGGCGATACCGAGACGCGCCTCTCGTGGCACGCCGGCGGGACCGGCGGGACGTACTTCCCGCTCTCGAACGAGTTCAAGGCGGTCGTCGAGGACAACACCGAGTTCACGCTGAACGTCCAGTCGACCGGGGCGTCCGTCGAGAACGTCGGGAGCCTCGCGAGCGGCGACGCGGACTTCGCGCTCATCCAGAACGACGTCGCGTACTTCGCGAAGAACGGCACCGGTATCGATGCGTTCGACGGGAACGCGATCGAGAACCTCCGTGGCGTCGCGACGCTCTACCCGGAGACCATCACCATCGTGACGCTCCAGGACACCGGCATCGAGTCGCTCTCGGACCTCTCGGGCGCGACCATCAATACCGGTGACCTCGGGTCCGGGACGCAGGTCAACGCCAACCAGATCCTCGAGGCGGTCGGCATCACGGAGTACACCGAGCAGAACGCCTCCTTCTCGCAGGCGGCCGACCAGCTCCGGAACGGCGACATCGACGCGGCGTTCGTCGTCGGCGGGTGGCCCGTCGGCGCCATCGAGGACCTCGCGACGACCAACAACGCAAACATCGTGCCCATCGAGGGCGACAACCGCGAGGCCGTCAAGGAGGCGGCGTCCTGGTTCGCCGACGACACCATCCCAGCGGGCACCTACAGTGGCGTCGACCAGGCGACCGAGACCGTCGCCGTGCAGGCGATGATCGCGACCAACGCCGAACAGCCCGAGGCGACGGTCGAGACGGTCACGGCGGCCATCTTCGACAACGTCGACTCCCTGAGCATCAAGACGGACTTCATCAGCGCGGACTCGGCGCAGGACGGGATGTCCATCGAGCTCCATCCCGGCGCAGCTGCCTACTTCGGTATGTAG
- a CDS encoding DUF1850 domain-containing protein: MRRRTVVLVVFVGLLVLGSAAAAMPGTVLVVADTDTGETYLTAPVSNGTSVGLEYMHSVEKTRVYDGYTVRGDELEMTRMEFESYGWGLPARENVTRENGTFVFDPPGQFERITVSPGDIAGHTLHVGDETYDLVALSDGNAVDIYVTHRSPLDTSTLGLIIHG, encoded by the coding sequence ATGCGTCGGAGAACCGTTGTCCTCGTCGTGTTCGTCGGCCTGCTCGTGTTGGGCAGTGCTGCCGCAGCGATGCCTGGGACGGTTCTCGTCGTCGCAGACACCGACACCGGCGAGACGTATCTGACGGCGCCCGTCTCGAACGGGACGTCCGTCGGGCTCGAGTACATGCACTCCGTCGAGAAGACCCGCGTCTACGACGGGTACACGGTTCGTGGCGACGAACTCGAGATGACGCGGATGGAGTTCGAATCCTACGGCTGGGGGCTGCCGGCCCGCGAGAACGTCACTCGTGAGAACGGCACCTTCGTCTTCGACCCGCCCGGACAGTTCGAACGCATCACTGTCTCTCCCGGAGACATCGCCGGCCACACGCTCCACGTGGGCGACGAGACCTACGACCTGGTCGCGCTCTCGGACGGCAACGCCGTCGACATCTACGTGACCCACCGCTCCCCACTCGACACCTCCACTCTCGGACTGATTATCCATGGCTGA
- a CDS encoding inorganic phosphate transporter → MVATSVLATLVVASVASLFMAWAIGAGSSGSTPFAPAVGANAISVMRAGFFVGILGLAGAVLQGANVTETVGSGLVLFPDGGSLSAVASIVALITAAVLVAIGIFTGYPIATAFTVTGAVVGVGLAMGGQPAMAKYTQIAALWVAVPFVGSGMSFGLAWSLRHDRVPERLLVPGLAGLVGAVLANIEFVLLAPGDEQASVARAVTRELGTATTPTMVAITLVVGVVAAGLLYRDVAADEAAGQRHFLLVLGGLVAFSAGGSQVGLALGPLLPLLGQGPTAAIPITGVLLFGGFGLLIGSWTGAPRMIKTLSQDYSSLGPRRSIAALIPSFVVAQTAVFFGIPVSFNEIIVSAIIGSGAAAGDGEVSGAKMGKTVLAWIGSLVLAFALSFGVFLAVDGLL, encoded by the coding sequence ATGGTAGCGACGAGTGTGCTGGCGACGCTGGTGGTGGCGTCCGTAGCGAGTCTGTTCATGGCGTGGGCCATCGGTGCGGGCTCGTCCGGTTCGACACCCTTCGCGCCGGCCGTCGGCGCGAACGCGATATCCGTGATGCGCGCGGGCTTCTTCGTCGGGATTCTCGGGCTCGCCGGCGCGGTGTTACAGGGGGCGAACGTCACCGAGACGGTCGGCAGCGGCCTCGTCCTCTTCCCGGACGGAGGGAGCCTCTCCGCGGTGGCGTCTATCGTGGCGCTGATCACCGCGGCGGTGCTGGTCGCCATCGGCATCTTCACCGGCTACCCCATCGCGACGGCCTTCACGGTCACGGGGGCCGTCGTCGGCGTCGGCCTGGCGATGGGTGGACAGCCGGCCATGGCGAAGTACACGCAGATCGCGGCGCTGTGGGTCGCCGTCCCGTTTGTCGGGAGCGGGATGTCCTTCGGGCTGGCGTGGTCGCTGCGCCACGACCGCGTCCCCGAGCGGCTGCTGGTCCCCGGGCTGGCGGGCCTCGTCGGCGCGGTGCTCGCGAACATCGAGTTCGTGTTGCTCGCTCCCGGCGACGAGCAGGCGTCGGTCGCACGAGCGGTGACCCGCGAGCTGGGGACGGCGACGACGCCGACGATGGTGGCAATCACGCTCGTCGTCGGGGTGGTCGCCGCGGGTCTGCTGTATCGCGACGTGGCTGCCGACGAGGCTGCCGGCCAGCGGCACTTCCTGCTCGTGCTGGGCGGGCTGGTCGCCTTCTCTGCTGGCGGGAGCCAGGTCGGCCTGGCACTCGGGCCGTTGCTCCCGCTGCTGGGGCAGGGGCCCACGGCGGCCATCCCCATCACCGGCGTCCTGCTGTTCGGCGGCTTCGGCCTGCTCATCGGGTCGTGGACCGGCGCGCCACGGATGATAAAGACGCTCTCACAGGACTACTCCTCGCTCGGGCCCCGGCGGTCTATCGCGGCGCTCATCCCGAGTTTCGTCGTCGCCCAGACCGCCGTCTTCTTCGGCATCCCCGTCTCGTTCAACGAGATTATCGTCTCGGCCATCATCGGGTCCGGCGCGGCCGCCGGTGACGGCGAGGTCAGTGGGGCGAAGATGGGCAAGACGGTGCTGGCCTGGATCGGGTCGCTGGTGCTCGCCTTCGCGCTGAGCTTCGGCGTCTTCCTCGCCGTCGACGGCCTCCTCTAG
- a CDS encoding DUF5828 family protein, translated as MADIEESVSGFKMRGGWVDVVEHGERITQALKDLLTNEEVATAIDGDALSEFDEWRPKSHERLDEDVNEKTAEQASVDEGKGEQAGKEPDEDLQTAGEKLSESYENLDEPSEAMNKWGESVDYVTRAADSAGRKALRRVEDAVYKNVMTQIAPYYFDNALVSANLRRINGDDRPEYVFEVNVNDDDLKMRVSNTLADFEQSVDRWHVDTEKATEAVEAAEGVEATEPGEETDAKTN; from the coding sequence ATGGCTGACATCGAAGAGAGCGTTTCAGGATTCAAGATGCGGGGCGGCTGGGTCGACGTCGTCGAGCACGGCGAGCGGATCACCCAGGCGCTGAAGGACTTGCTGACGAACGAGGAGGTGGCCACCGCCATCGACGGCGATGCCCTCTCGGAGTTCGACGAGTGGCGACCCAAGAGCCACGAACGGCTCGACGAGGACGTCAACGAGAAGACCGCCGAACAGGCCAGCGTCGACGAGGGCAAGGGAGAGCAGGCGGGCAAGGAGCCAGACGAGGACCTCCAGACGGCCGGCGAGAAGCTGAGCGAGTCCTACGAGAACTTAGACGAACCGAGCGAGGCGATGAACAAGTGGGGCGAGTCCGTCGACTACGTCACCCGCGCGGCCGACTCCGCCGGACGAAAGGCGCTTCGCAGGGTCGAAGACGCCGTCTACAAGAACGTGATGACCCAGATCGCGCCGTACTACTTCGACAACGCGCTGGTCAGCGCGAACCTCCGGCGGATCAACGGCGACGACCGACCGGAGTACGTCTTCGAGGTCAACGTCAACGACGACGACCTGAAGATGCGCGTCTCGAACACGCTCGCGGACTTCGAGCAGTCGGTCGACCGCTGGCACGTCGACACCGAGAAGGCGACCGAGGCGGTGGAGGCCGCGGAGGGTGTGGAGGCGACGGAGCCGGGCGAGGAGACCGACGCGAAGACGAACTGA
- a CDS encoding type 1 glutamine amidotransferase domain-containing protein, translating into MTSALFVVSEHGYWGEECIEPLTTLTDAGVDVTVATPSGSPPVLDERSVDPENVDPDLAEHVREVHETDERLNDPIPVARAEADDYDAVVFPGGHGTEWDVNQDSDARRLLRDTVEGEDGTALVVCHAVGILAFARDSDGEFLVAGRSVTGFPNAWEEGIVDDDDLMPDGRKLPYWVEDEVNAAGADWDADLDADTSVTVDGDLVTARGPPSSAEAARTLLDELGVEAPA; encoded by the coding sequence ATGACATCCGCACTGTTCGTCGTCAGCGAGCACGGGTACTGGGGAGAAGAGTGTATCGAGCCGTTGACCACGCTAACCGACGCGGGCGTCGACGTCACCGTCGCGACGCCGTCCGGGTCACCGCCGGTCCTCGACGAGCGCTCGGTCGACCCCGAGAACGTGGACCCCGACCTCGCCGAGCACGTCCGCGAGGTCCACGAGACCGACGAGCGGCTCAACGACCCGATTCCCGTCGCACGGGCCGAGGCCGACGACTACGACGCCGTCGTCTTCCCCGGCGGGCACGGCACCGAGTGGGACGTCAACCAGGACAGCGATGCTCGCCGGCTCCTGCGTGACACCGTCGAGGGCGAGGACGGGACGGCACTCGTCGTCTGTCACGCCGTCGGTATCCTCGCCTTCGCACGCGACAGCGACGGCGAGTTCCTCGTCGCCGGCCGGTCGGTCACCGGCTTCCCGAACGCCTGGGAGGAGGGTATCGTCGACGACGACGACCTGATGCCCGACGGTCGGAAACTCCCGTACTGGGTCGAAGACGAGGTGAACGCCGCCGGCGCGGACTGGGACGCCGACCTCGACGCCGACACCAGCGTGACCGTCGACGGCGACCTGGTGACCGCTCGCGGTCCTCCGTCCTCTGCCGAGGCCGCGCGGACGCTGCTCGACGAACTGGGTGTCGAAGCGCCCGCGTAG
- a CDS encoding cupin domain-containing protein, whose protein sequence is MAYHHIDVEAIEPTPERPCTQRSLSDAAGLTQLGAHVYEVAPGEQIPLAYHYHDQQEELFYVMSGTIAVETPDETFSVGTDEAFAVEPESPQRASVPESADGPARILVVGAPAVDDAHAYDGE, encoded by the coding sequence ATGGCATACCATCACATCGACGTCGAGGCGATTGAGCCGACGCCCGAGCGACCCTGTACCCAGCGCTCGCTCAGCGACGCGGCGGGGCTGACTCAGCTCGGGGCACACGTCTACGAGGTCGCGCCCGGCGAGCAGATCCCGCTCGCCTACCACTACCACGACCAGCAGGAAGAGCTGTTCTACGTCATGTCCGGCACTATCGCGGTCGAGACGCCCGACGAGACGTTCAGCGTCGGCACCGACGAGGCGTTCGCCGTCGAGCCCGAGAGCCCACAGCGGGCGTCAGTCCCCGAGTCCGCCGACGGACCGGCACGAATCCTCGTGGTCGGCGCACCGGCCGTCGACGACGCCCACGCCTACGACGGGGAGTGA
- a CDS encoding TRAP transporter permease: MADEQPPDDPTEDRVSDEEVDEMLQEIERKRSLQGWAAVAVAIVGISFSIFQMWLAAKGFVLSIDLPLVGEIQFASLQLLQINAIHVAFGLVLAFMLYPPSTGDGLFATRAAAFAAWLDEQLGATHPVTRAVRRVGDGLRWLFVDPEFDRITPIDAVFMVISVMTAAYFITDFAEIQRMRALGLESGRPIQETLLFSWLEPVAGALGPITDVSYAFLLGVIGVILVLEATRRAISLYLMLIVAAFIVYARWGFLIPQNAAYVGVLSIPPLEWPSIIQNLWYNTENGVFGIPVTVSVQFIYIFILFGAFLEMSGAGQWFIDLAYAATGTRRGGPAKASILASGFMGTISGSSIANTVTTGAFTIPLMKRSGYRPEFAGGVEASASSGGQILPPVMGAAAFLIVQYTATPFREVIIAATIPAIVFFFGVWVMVHFEASKRDIGGLDPSELVDIRTHMRSGWFYLVPIGLLLYYLLVERLSVARSAWFTLIAIGALIALVAAYSDETRGRLAAIFGLLFVGNFLGQLLAGANIIGAIAGTGTGPQSVGAAFAATVGGLGGIAIISGVITLLTHPFAEAHLLEFDKAVDDAAENTAGAIGRSEWASNGVYKLGVFLGKSMEGGARTAVPVVIAVAAAGIIPGVISVSGLGPNLVALIRAIAGGSLLLLLLVTAIASIILGMGMPTTVTYIILVSLLAPALTSFGVPLLAAHLFILYFGVIADITPPVAVAAYAAAGVAKSDAFQTGIEAFSLSLNKAIVPFAFILSPGIVLLRRNPGDLPVGDQFRVVELADFADPAFAIFDVLIPVVGVFLGVIALAATVIGYVSAPVSRAERTAFALSSVLLMAPGLVVSTVFDISGLLGLGGGGMTLAMDLTLRAVGLVLFVALLTKNRRAGRALVDQRQSPESA; the protein is encoded by the coding sequence ATGGCTGACGAGCAACCACCGGACGACCCGACCGAGGACCGAGTATCGGACGAGGAAGTAGACGAGATGCTGCAGGAGATCGAGCGGAAACGCTCGCTTCAGGGCTGGGCGGCCGTCGCCGTCGCCATCGTCGGCATCTCCTTTTCTATCTTCCAGATGTGGCTGGCGGCGAAGGGGTTCGTCCTCTCTATCGACCTCCCTCTCGTCGGCGAGATACAGTTCGCGTCGCTCCAGTTGCTCCAGATCAACGCGATCCACGTCGCCTTCGGGCTGGTACTGGCGTTCATGCTCTATCCGCCGAGCACGGGCGACGGACTCTTCGCGACGCGCGCGGCGGCGTTCGCCGCGTGGCTCGATGAACAACTCGGCGCGACACACCCGGTCACACGCGCCGTCCGCCGCGTCGGTGACGGTCTGCGGTGGCTGTTCGTCGACCCCGAGTTCGACCGAATCACGCCAATCGACGCGGTGTTCATGGTCATCTCGGTGATGACCGCGGCGTACTTCATCACGGACTTCGCCGAGATCCAGCGGATGCGCGCGCTCGGCCTGGAGTCGGGCCGTCCCATCCAGGAGACGCTGCTGTTCTCCTGGCTCGAGCCCGTCGCCGGCGCGCTCGGCCCCATCACCGACGTCTCCTACGCGTTCCTGCTTGGGGTCATCGGCGTCATCCTCGTACTCGAGGCGACCCGCCGGGCCATCAGCCTCTACCTGATGCTCATCGTCGCGGCGTTCATCGTCTACGCCCGCTGGGGCTTTCTCATCCCGCAGAACGCGGCGTACGTCGGCGTGCTCTCCATCCCGCCCCTGGAGTGGCCCTCCATCATCCAGAACCTCTGGTACAACACCGAGAACGGTGTGTTCGGCATCCCGGTCACCGTCTCCGTGCAGTTCATCTACATCTTCATCCTATTTGGCGCGTTCCTGGAGATGTCCGGGGCGGGCCAGTGGTTCATCGACCTGGCCTACGCCGCGACGGGGACCCGCCGGGGCGGCCCGGCGAAGGCGAGCATCCTCGCGAGCGGCTTCATGGGCACCATCTCCGGGTCCTCCATCGCCAACACGGTGACGACCGGTGCGTTCACGATTCCGCTGATGAAACGCTCGGGCTACCGGCCCGAGTTCGCCGGCGGGGTCGAAGCCTCGGCGTCCTCCGGCGGGCAGATTCTGCCGCCCGTGATGGGCGCGGCGGCGTTCCTCATCGTCCAGTACACGGCGACGCCGTTCCGTGAGGTCATCATCGCGGCCACGATACCCGCCATCGTCTTCTTCTTTGGCGTCTGGGTGATGGTCCACTTCGAGGCGAGCAAGCGGGACATCGGGGGACTCGACCCCTCGGAACTCGTCGACATCCGGACCCACATGCGGTCGGGCTGGTTCTACCTCGTCCCCATCGGCCTGTTGCTGTACTACCTGCTGGTCGAGCGGCTCTCGGTCGCCCGGTCGGCGTGGTTCACGCTCATTGCCATCGGCGCGCTCATCGCGCTGGTCGCGGCCTACAGCGACGAGACGCGTGGCCGACTCGCGGCCATCTTCGGTCTGCTGTTCGTCGGGAACTTCCTCGGCCAGTTGCTCGCCGGCGCGAACATCATCGGGGCCATCGCCGGAACCGGGACCGGCCCGCAGTCGGTCGGTGCGGCCTTCGCGGCCACGGTCGGGGGCCTCGGTGGCATCGCCATCATCTCCGGGGTCATCACGCTGCTGACCCACCCCTTCGCGGAGGCACACTTACTGGAGTTCGACAAAGCGGTCGACGACGCCGCGGAGAACACCGCGGGCGCCATCGGCCGCTCGGAGTGGGCCAGTAACGGCGTCTACAAACTCGGGGTCTTCCTCGGGAAGTCCATGGAGGGCGGTGCGCGGACCGCCGTCCCGGTCGTCATCGCCGTCGCCGCCGCCGGTATCATCCCCGGCGTCATCAGCGTCTCCGGCCTCGGGCCGAACCTCGTAGCGCTCATCCGGGCCATCGCCGGCGGGTCGCTCCTGTTGCTGTTGCTCGTCACCGCCATCGCCTCCATCATCCTCGGGATGGGGATGCCGACGACGGTCACCTACATCATCCTGGTGTCGCTGCTCGCGCCGGCGCTGACCTCCTTCGGCGTCCCGCTGCTGGCGGCCCACCTCTTCATCCTCTACTTCGGGGTGATCGCAGACATCACTCCACCGGTGGCGGTCGCGGCGTACGCGGCCGCGGGGGTGGCAAAGTCCGACGCGTTCCAGACCGGCATCGAGGCGTTCTCGCTGTCGCTCAACAAGGCCATCGTCCCGTTCGCCTTCATCCTCTCGCCGGGCATCGTCCTGCTGCGGCGGAATCCGGGTGACCTGCCGGTCGGCGACCAGTTCCGCGTCGTCGAACTGGCGGACTTCGCCGACCCGGCGTTCGCCATCTTCGACGTGCTGATTCCGGTCGTCGGGGTGTTCCTCGGCGTCATCGCGCTGGCCGCGACGGTCATCGGCTACGTCTCAGCGCCGGTCTCGCGGGCCGAACGGACCGCCTTCGCGCTCAGTTCGGTCCTGCTGATGGCGCCCGGCCTGGTCGTCTCGACGGTCTTCGACATCTCCGGCCTGCTCGGACTGGGCGGCGGTGGGATGACGCTGGCGATGGACCTCACACTGCGTGCCGTCGGCCTCGTGCTGTTCGTCGCGCTGCTGACGAAGAACCGGCGGGCCGGGCGGGCGCTGGTCGACCAGCGACAGTCGCCGGAATCCGCCTGA
- a CDS encoding SRPBCC family protein, which produces MVDVAEHDDGRTTVTARASGLQATFTFEPLEDGYRYRQEGDAGPFETMETTLTRERADSGARLTARSSVSLGLPLPGVTDRLAGWKRRGELKRLLETLAVELR; this is translated from the coding sequence GTGGTCGACGTCGCGGAGCACGACGACGGGCGGACGACGGTGACCGCGCGGGCGAGCGGCCTCCAGGCGACGTTCACCTTCGAACCGCTCGAGGACGGCTACCGGTACCGCCAGGAGGGGGACGCCGGCCCGTTCGAGACGATGGAGACGACGCTGACCCGGGAACGGGCCGACAGCGGGGCGCGCCTGACAGCACGGTCCTCGGTGAGTCTCGGCCTGCCGCTGCCGGGAGTGACAGACCGGCTCGCGGGGTGGAAGCGGCGGGGCGAACTGAAGCGCCTGCTGGAGACGCTGGCCGTGGAACTCCGGTAG
- a CDS encoding ArsA family ATPase, translating into MDKFVFFGGKGGVGKTTVSSAYGLRCAREGVDTLIVSTDPAHSTSDVFDQQFDDDPKPVEGYDHLWAMELDPDEEVERHMQEIRSEMSDQVSPAIVNEIDRQIELAHRTPGAYEAAMFDRFIDVMRNSEDYDRVVFDTSPTGGTLRLLALPEFLESWIDRLADKRRESVDLFEKAAIGDKEARAKLRDDPIIKRLAERKEQFEFAGRTLRNEAAFYLVLNPDELSIEESQRAITELTEAGLEIGGLVVNKVAPEPDPEETGTGATYLRERHQTEQERLERIREEFSQPIVATIEQRVSEVKDDLLSDVADEIDISVGVGAAHT; encoded by the coding sequence ATGGACAAGTTCGTCTTCTTCGGTGGCAAGGGTGGCGTCGGCAAAACGACCGTCTCGAGCGCGTACGGGCTGCGGTGCGCCCGCGAAGGCGTCGATACGCTCATCGTCTCGACGGACCCGGCACACAGCACCTCGGACGTCTTCGACCAGCAGTTCGACGACGACCCGAAGCCGGTCGAGGGCTACGACCACCTCTGGGCGATGGAGCTGGACCCCGACGAGGAGGTCGAGCGCCACATGCAGGAGATTCGGTCGGAGATGAGCGACCAGGTGAGTCCCGCCATCGTCAACGAGATCGACCGGCAGATCGAACTCGCCCACCGAACCCCCGGCGCCTACGAGGCGGCGATGTTCGACCGCTTCATCGACGTGATGCGAAACAGCGAGGACTACGACCGCGTCGTGTTCGACACCTCGCCGACCGGCGGGACGTTGCGCCTGCTCGCGCTGCCGGAGTTCCTGGAGTCGTGGATCGACCGCCTCGCCGACAAGCGCCGCGAGAGCGTCGACCTCTTCGAGAAGGCGGCCATCGGCGACAAGGAGGCGCGAGCGAAACTCAGGGACGACCCCATCATCAAGCGCCTGGCCGAACGCAAGGAGCAGTTCGAGTTCGCCGGTCGGACGCTACGGAACGAGGCCGCGTTCTACCTCGTGTTGAACCCCGACGAGCTCTCTATCGAGGAGTCCCAGCGCGCGATCACGGAGTTGACCGAGGCCGGGCTGGAGATAGGCGGGCTGGTGGTCAACAAGGTCGCCCCGGAGCCGGACCCCGAGGAGACCGGGACCGGCGCGACGTACTTGCGCGAGCGGCACCAGACCGAGCAAGAACGCCTCGAACGCATCCGCGAGGAGTTCAGCCAGCCGATCGTCGCGACCATCGAACAGCGGGTCTCGGAAGTGAAAGACGACCTGCTGTCGGACGTCGCGGACGAGATCGACATCAGCGTCGGCGTCGGGGCGGCACACACGTAG
- a CDS encoding carbon starvation protein A, which translates to MVQVIWLVLATMITFTAGYIGYSRYLARFVELDDSNETPAHKYEDGQEYVPAKKPVLLGHHYSSIAGGAPIVGPITAGVVWGWLPALLWIAIGNPLLGSVHDFVSLSGSLRHEGKSIGYIIGEYVGDRGKNMLLWFAFLTIILVVAVFALVVAIVFNAYPQAATASTVYIALALLFGVYLYQLDLPFLPGTAAFVLAVFGGVFVGIEFPVALFPAAEAGAYPEGTIVLLGSGLSSIVPAAGTLGANTAGWIPVILLYAAIASVLPVWMLLQPRDFLSSFLLYAGVGGALLAVIVGTILGTSSEPLVINLDAYYGFMGTAGLPLFPLLFVTIACGTISGFHSLVSSGTTAKQLNKESDARTIGYGGMLGEGLLATVALGTVAIAGVTAGGGIGRALPNFASGGSVMLTSFGIPTAVGAPFMALVLVSFLLTSTDTAVRLGRYMAEEIVGTPDASSSAMRSIQNVGINRYSNAVIQCLIAYALVASGSWASLWPLFGGANQLLAALALLTATVWLANWDDDKQLISTGVPMALMTAITVVALLYLALYQNLYQQFILGGFAEGAGIVARISVGVQIILALVLVGLALALVKIGYDNIQNVRSGPGAVAADGGEPTDD; encoded by the coding sequence ATGGTACAAGTAATCTGGCTCGTGTTGGCGACAATGATAACGTTCACCGCCGGGTACATCGGTTATTCACGGTATCTGGCGCGCTTCGTCGAGCTAGACGACAGCAACGAGACACCGGCACACAAGTACGAGGACGGCCAGGAGTACGTCCCGGCGAAGAAACCAGTCTTACTGGGGCACCACTACTCCAGCATCGCCGGCGGGGCACCCATCGTGGGCCCAATCACCGCCGGCGTCGTCTGGGGCTGGTTGCCGGCGCTCCTGTGGATCGCCATCGGCAACCCGCTGCTGGGGAGCGTCCACGACTTCGTCTCGCTGTCGGGCAGCCTCCGACACGAGGGGAAGTCGATCGGGTACATCATCGGGGAGTACGTGGGCGACCGGGGGAAGAACATGCTCCTCTGGTTCGCGTTCCTGACCATCATCCTCGTGGTGGCGGTGTTCGCACTGGTCGTCGCCATCGTGTTCAACGCCTATCCACAGGCCGCGACGGCGAGTACGGTGTACATCGCACTGGCGTTGCTGTTCGGCGTGTACCTCTACCAGCTCGACCTGCCGTTCCTGCCGGGGACCGCGGCGTTCGTCCTCGCGGTGTTCGGCGGCGTATTCGTCGGCATCGAGTTCCCGGTCGCGCTGTTCCCGGCCGCAGAGGCGGGCGCCTATCCCGAGGGCACCATCGTCCTGCTGGGTTCGGGACTGAGCTCGATAGTGCCCGCTGCGGGCACGCTCGGCGCGAACACCGCCGGCTGGATTCCGGTCATCCTGCTGTACGCGGCCATCGCGTCGGTGCTGCCGGTGTGGATGCTGCTCCAGCCGCGTGACTTCCTGTCGTCGTTCCTGCTGTACGCGGGGGTCGGCGGGGCGCTGCTGGCGGTCATCGTCGGCACCATCCTGGGGACGTCCAGCGAACCGCTGGTCATCAACTTAGACGCGTACTACGGCTTCATGGGGACCGCGGGCCTGCCGCTGTTCCCGCTGCTGTTCGTGACCATCGCCTGCGGGACCATCAGTGGGTTCCACTCGCTGGTCTCCTCGGGCACGACCGCGAAACAGCTCAACAAGGAGAGTGACGCACGTACCATCGGCTACGGTGGCATGCTCGGCGAGGGGCTGCTCGCGACGGTCGCACTCGGGACGGTCGCCATCGCGGGCGTCACCGCCGGTGGCGGTATCGGGCGCGCGCTCCCGAACTTCGCCTCCGGTGGCTCCGTCATGCTCACCAGCTTCGGCATTCCGACGGCTGTCGGCGCGCCGTTCATGGCGCTCGTCCTGGTGAGTTTCCTGCTCACCTCGACTGACACGGCCGTCCGACTCGGGCGCTACATGGCCGAGGAGATCGTCGGCACGCCCGACGCCAGTTCGAGCGCCATGCGCTCGATTCAGAACGTCGGCATCAACCGCTACTCCAACGCCGTCATCCAGTGTCTCATCGCGTACGCACTCGTCGCGAGTGGGTCGTGGGCGAGTCTCTGGCCGCTGTTCGGCGGTGCGAACCAGCTGCTGGCCGCACTCGCATTGCTGACCGCGACGGTGTGGCTGGCGAACTGGGACGACGACAAGCAGCTCATCAGTACGGGCGTCCCGATGGCGCTGATGACGGCCATCACCGTCGTCGCCCTGCTGTACCTGGCGCTGTACCAGAACCTGTATCAGCAGTTCATCCTGGGCGGCTTCGCCGAGGGTGCGGGCATCGTCGCTCGCATCTCCGTCGGCGTCCAGATCATCCTGGCGCTGGTGCTGGTCGGCCTGGCACTGGCGCTGGTCAAGATCGGCTACGACAACATCCAGAACGTCCGGAGCGGCCCCGGTGCGGTGGCCGCAGACGGCGGCGAACCGACCGACGACTGA